The genomic region CGGACTACTGTTCGGTCCGTTCATTGTGGCACCTCATGGGCGGCTAACGCACCATTATCTATCGCCATCTTTTTACATCATTGGCGCTCTGGCCGGACACAGCACGCAGATCGAGCGAGGTGATGACCGCTAGAATAGGGAGCGATAGCGTCCACCCCTGTCCGAATGCGCCTGAACAATGGTGTTGGCGCGCATGATGCGATTTTCAGAAAGGCAAGATCAGGGGCATCAGAACCACACTCGCAGCCATGCAGATCACGGCGAAGGGCACGCCGATCCGCAGGAAATCTGCGAACTGGTAGTTGCCCGGACCCACGACCAGCGTGTTGACGGGTGAGGACACGGGGGTCATGAACGCAGCCGAGGCCGCCAGCGCCACCGTCATCGCGAAGGGATAGGGCGAGGCGTCCAGCGCGCCCGCGACGGCCAGTGCTACCGGGGCCATCAGGACAGCCGTAGCCGTGTTGGAGATGAACAGCCCCAACAGCCCGGTAACTGCGAAGATCGCCACCAGCACCAGCCGGGGCGAGGCACCGTCCAGCGCGCCAAGCAGTGCCTGTGCCGCGATTTCGACCCCGCCGGTGCGCTGCAGTGCCAGCGAAAACGGCAGCATGCCGACAATCAGGATCAGGCTCTGCCAGTGGATCGAGCGATAGGCACCCGCCATGTCGATGCAGCGGAATAGGCCCAGCAGCAGGCATCCGAACAGTGCCGCCTGCACATTGGGCACGATCCCCCAGACCATCAGCACTACCACCAGCGCCAGCACGCCCACCGCCAGCGGTGCGCGGTGGCGCGCGGGCACTGCCTCGTCAGATTCGGCGGGTAGGTCCAGCAGGATCAGATCGCGCCGTTCGTCCATCAGCTTGCGGATCGCGCGCCAGGGGCCGACAGTCAGCAATGTGTCGCCCGCGCGCAGTGGTTCATCTATCACGCGCTCAGACACGGGTTTCGTGCCGTGCTTCATGCCGATCACCGACAGGTCATAGGTGCTGCGGAACCGCGCCTTGGTCACAGTCTGGCCGATCAGCCGAGAAGTCGGCGGCACAATAATTTGCGCCATGCCGATTTCTTGTGCCGTGTCTGCAAACCACTGGCCGGACACTGGCAAAGTAATCAAGTCATGCGCCTGCGCGAAGGTGTCA from Roseinatronobacter sp. S2 harbors:
- a CDS encoding SLC13 family permease; the protein is MSQLAMVLILLGAAVVMFAINRPRMDVVAVIMMVALPMTGVISMSEALVGLSDPNIVLIAALFIIGEALVRTGVAQRLGDWLTARAGASEAKLIFLLMVIVAGVGSFMSSTGVVAIFIPIVLRIARNARIPAGRLMMPLSVAALISGMMTLVATAPNLVVHSELMRQGHEGFGFFAFTPFGMPILALAILYMLFARRFLAPGPAPVLPERAALTGWVADYDLAGREHRLRLRPGSMLAGKRLDSLDLRASAGINIVAIERGSRFRRKLIHPRAQTVLEAGDILLIDQRARGQGAGFDLDTFAQAHDLITLPVSGQWFADTAQEIGMAQIIVPPTSRLIGQTVTKARFRSTYDLSVIGMKHGTKPVSERVIDEPLRAGDTLLTVGPWRAIRKLMDERRDLILLDLPAESDEAVPARHRAPLAVGVLALVVVLMVWGIVPNVQAALFGCLLLGLFRCIDMAGAYRSIHWQSLILIVGMLPFSLALQRTGGVEIAAQALLGALDGASPRLVLVAIFAVTGLLGLFISNTATAVLMAPVALAVAGALDASPYPFAMTVALAASAAFMTPVSSPVNTLVVGPGNYQFADFLRIGVPFAVICMAASVVLMPLILPF